TCATTATAATACAAAAGAAAACAAGTATCCAGATAATTCTGAAGCCTGCCGGCAAACTTCCCCACATGGACTCCATCTACAAATGAATGGTGCACCTGAACTGAAAAAGGCAGTATGATCTTCCCATCCCGCTCAGAGTATTTGCCCCAGTCAAACAGAGGTACTGCGTTTCCCTTACGCCCTGCATTGGTATGTGAAATATGAGTATAAGAAATCCAGGGAAGCGGGGAAAAAGAATAGACATCGTTACCCAGGGGACCGGTAAAATAATCTTTTTGCGCCTTCGCGGTCTCATGCGCCGCATGTACGTATGCCTCCATGCTGTTCTGCATGGGGACATTGACGACCTTAAATAATTCCTCACCCTTTTCAAGATACGTAAATGATGTATGGATCCGGTCATACAGCACAACTTCCCCATCCAGGAAACGATAACGGAATTCCTCTGTTTCATTTGCACAGATGGCCGCTGCATAGATCATGGCAAATGTGAATGAATACCCCTGTTCCCGGCACCCCCGCAGAAATTCTGTTATGTCCAGCTCAAAACTGATGCAGTACTGCGGTTCCACACTGTTTTCAAAAATGCGGCAGTGCATGTCACGTTTCCACCCGTCTCTGTCTATGATCTGATAACTTCGCTGCATACGCCTTCCTCCCTCTGTGTTTCATATTTTTATTATACCTCTCGCGTTGTATACTGTCAATTCTCTTGTATGCTCTCTTTGGAATTGCCATCCAGTTTACCGGGTAACAATAAAACAGGCCCGTGTATCACACGAACCTGCTCTATCCCTTAATCGATACCTAATTCCTGCATCGCATGCAGAAGATGAATCTTCATCGCATGTCTGGCTCCCTCCGGATTACCCGCCACCAAAAATTCCGTAATCAGCCGGTGATCCTGAAGCGTGTCGCGAACCACCTTTGGGTTCTGTACAGACAGCCTGACTCCCTGGTCGATCGACTGATAGATGACCGGCATGAGTTTGTTCATAAACTCATTATGCGTGGCTTTTGCAATGGCTTTATGGAAACTGCGTTCGACCTCCGTGCGGTCTCTGTTCTCCGATACCGCCCGCTCTATCTCTGTTCCGAGAAGCACAATGTGCCTGATCTCCTCGTCGCCTGCTCTCTGAGCCGCCAGAAAAGCAGCCTCCGGCTCAACGATCAGCCGCACCTCATACAGATCACGGATATCCGTTTTTATACAGCCGAGTGTGGAGAGTGCTCCTTTTTCATCCAGCTTTAAATCTTTTCTTACGTAGGTTCCCCTGCCTCTTTGTATCTCCACAACTCCATTGGCCGCGAGAATGCGCACCGCCTCTCTCAGCGTCGTCCTGCTGATCCCCAGCTCCTCCGCCATCCTGTTTTCATTCGGAAGTTTTTCTCCCGGCAGGAAACGTTTTTCTATTGTAATCATGGTCAGGATATCGTCTGCCACTCTGTCCGACAATCTATGAATCATTATCCGCACCGCCTTTTTTCGTCTTGTCTCAGTATAGCACGGACCGGAAAATATTTCACTACTCTTATCTCTCCAAAAGCTTCTGGTAAAGCGCGAAATCCTCATCCGTGAACACATCAAAGATCACCCGTCTGACAGAGTCGTCCTGCTTTAGAAAATCGGACACAGTTTTTACCGCGATCCTGGCCGCCCGATCCTGTGGAAAATGAAACACGCCCGTAGAAATGCAGCAGAATGCGATCGAATCCACCTTATTCTGAGCAGCCAGCTTCAGGCAGGAAAGATAGCATCCGGCGAGCTGCTCACAGTCCTGCTCAGTAAGAGGTCCAACGATGACGGGACCCACCGTGTGCAGAACGTAACGGCAGGGAAGATTATATCCCGGTGTGATCTTAGCCGTGCCGGCGGACTCCTCATACCCCTGCGCCTCCATGATCTCATGACATTTCAGCCGCAGCTGCACCCCTGCAGACGTGTGGATCATATTATCGATGCAGGAATGGCACGGCTGGAAACAGCCGAGCAGCGCACTGTTTGCTGCGTTGACGATCGCATCAACTTTCAGGCGCGTAATATCGCCCTGCCAGAGAAACATACGGCTGTTTAAACGAACAGGCTCAAGCAGACTGCTGTCAACAATCCCGCGCCGCTCAATTTCCAGGGACAGATATGCATCCTGCACCTTCAGAAAATCCGGCGCGGCAGGAATCGGAGGCCTTATATTCATCAGCGCGCGGAGCAGCCGTTTCTGCTCGTCCGTATCATCCGGGATATCCAGATCACAATATTCCGGCATCTCCTTTATCAGCTCTTCAATCAGATAAATCCTCATGTCAT
The Ruminococcus gauvreauii genome window above contains:
- a CDS encoding protein-ADP-ribose hydrolase; this translates as MTYDDMRIYLIEELIKEMPEYCDLDIPDDTDEQKRLLRALMNIRPPIPAAPDFLKVQDAYLSLEIERRGIVDSSLLEPVRLNSRMFLWQGDITRLKVDAIVNAANSALLGCFQPCHSCIDNMIHTSAGVQLRLKCHEIMEAQGYEESAGTAKITPGYNLPCRYVLHTVGPVIVGPLTEQDCEQLAGCYLSCLKLAAQNKVDSIAFCCISTGVFHFPQDRAARIAVKTVSDFLKQDDSVRRVIFDVFTDEDFALYQKLLER
- a CDS encoding CatA-like O-acetyltransferase, with product MQRSYQIIDRDGWKRDMHCRIFENSVEPQYCISFELDITEFLRGCREQGYSFTFAMIYAAAICANETEEFRYRFLDGEVVLYDRIHTSFTYLEKGEELFKVVNVPMQNSMEAYVHAAHETAKAQKDYFTGPLGNDVYSFSPLPWISYTHISHTNAGRKGNAVPLFDWGKYSERDGKIILPFSVQVHHSFVDGVHVGKFAGRLQNYLDTCFLLYYNDKNNRR
- a CDS encoding FadR/GntR family transcriptional regulator gives rise to the protein MIHRLSDRVADDILTMITIEKRFLPGEKLPNENRMAEELGISRTTLREAVRILAANGVVEIQRGRGTYVRKDLKLDEKGALSTLGCIKTDIRDLYEVRLIVEPEAAFLAAQRAGDEEIRHIVLLGTEIERAVSENRDRTEVERSFHKAIAKATHNEFMNKLMPVIYQSIDQGVRLSVQNPKVVRDTLQDHRLITEFLVAGNPEGARHAMKIHLLHAMQELGID